A region from the Salvelinus sp. IW2-2015 linkage group LG21, ASM291031v2, whole genome shotgun sequence genome encodes:
- the LOC139022731 gene encoding uncharacterized protein — MKPQSWLRKNWLWVAGGSFLGIHLTTWLMQRAMRSVARSELALKEKDSQE; from the coding sequence ATGAAGCCCCAGAGCTGGTTGAGGAAGAACTGGCTGTGGGTGGCTGGGGGGTCCTTCCTTGGCATCCATTTAACCACCTGGCTCATGCAGAGGGCTATGAGAAGCGTGGCTCGCTCTGAGCTGGCACTGAAAGAGAAGGATTCCCAGGAGTGA
- the LOC111982243 gene encoding 3-oxo-5-alpha-steroid 4-dehydrogenase 2-like, translating into MECKENVIHYLSWGFIVSGVAYLLQQTRTQTPYGRYVTSDGTPGRTCPAKLAWFLQELPSFLVPMLLLLSTDTQPSLGKDLLLWTFCLHYFQRTFIYSLLTKGRPSPLYIVLSAVVFCSVNGFLQGHYMLHCATYDDAWQTDIRLYTGLLMFFLGMAINIHSDHILLNLRKPGEVVYKIPKGGMFEYVSGANFFGEILEWCGYALATWSLPTFSFALFTICSIGPRAYHHHRYYQEKFEDYPKSRKAVIPFIL; encoded by the exons ATGGAGTGTAAGGAGAATGTGATCCACTACCTCAGCTGGGGCTTCATCGTCAGTGGGGTGGCGTATCTCCTTCAGCAGACCAGGACCCAGACCCCGTACGGACGCTACGTGACCTCGGATGGGACCCCAGGGAGGACCTGCCCTGCCAAGCTGGCCTGGTTCCTCCAGGAACTGCCTTCTTTCCTGGTGCCCATGCTCCTTCTGCTATCCACCGACACACAGCCCAGCCTGGGAAAAGACCTGCTTCTCTGGACCTTCTGCCTGCACTACTTCCAAAG AACATTCATCTACTCCTTGCTGACCAAAGGCCGCCCTTCCCCTCTCTACATTGTCCTCTCTGCGGTAGTCTTCTGCTCTGTCAACGGTTTTCTCCAAGGCCACTACATGCTCCACTGTGCCACGTACGATGATGCGTGGCAGACCGACATTCGTCTGTACACCG GTttgctgatgtttttcctgggaaTGGCCATCAACATTCACAGCGACCACATTCTTCTCAATTTGAGAAAACCCGGAGAAGTTGTTTACAAGATTCCCAAAG GGGGAATGTTTGAGTATGTCTCCGGAGCAAACTTCTTTGGagagattctggagtggtgcgGGTATGCCCTAGCAACGTGGTCCCTGCCGACGTTCTCCTTTGCCCTTTTCACTATATGCTCGATTGGACCGCGGGCCTACCACCACCACAG GTACTACCAAGAGAAGTTTGAAGACTACCCCAAGTCGAGGAAAGCTGTGATACCTTTCATATTATAA